In one Plasmodium falciparum 3D7 genome assembly, chromosome: 14 genomic region, the following are encoded:
- a CDS encoding CCR4-associated factor 16, putative, giving the protein MNEIVINNLNYNYYNGIQRTRIKALQNVNLCFERGMRILVCGKNGAGKSTLLSIIAGKKLIKENEVLIFNKQAFHDTDISNKIGYVGEWWSEEYAMNISIKDFCFNYEYTKRYKNLLKLFELDENKIISNLSKGERKKVQIMVNIIVRKDIYIFDEATESLDLVSRKLLLEFLKKECIKYNSIVIYSTHIFDHMDKWSTHVLYLSEGIVTFFSNIYNITNLENYSSLAEYICDHMVEEIKKKENVDKLDDLLLIDSD; this is encoded by the exons atgaacgaaatagtaattaataatttaaattataattactatAATGGAATACAAAGAACACGTATTAAGGCTTTACAAAATGTCAACTTATGTTTTGAAAGGGGTATGAGGATATTGGTTTGTGGAAAAAATGGTGCAGGAAAAAGTACATTATTGAGTATCATAGCAGGAAAAAAG ttGATTAAGGAAAACGAAGTactaatatttaataaacagGCTTTTCACGACACGGACATATCTAATAAAATAGGTTATGTTGGAGAATGGTGGAGTGAAg AGTATGCCATGAACATTAGCATAAAAGATTTCTGCTTCAATTATGAATATACTAAAAGAtacaaaaatttattaaaattattcgAACTAGacgaaaataaaattatatcaaaTCTTTCCAAAGGTGAAAGAAAAAAGGTTCAAATCATGGTTAATATAATTGTGAGAaaagatatttatatatttgatgaGGCTACTGAATCTCTGGATTTGGTATCAAGGAAATTATTACtaga atttttaaagaaagaatgcataaaatataatagcaTTGTTATATACTCAACGCATATTTTTGATCATATGGATAAATGGTCTACTCACGTTCTCTATCTTTCTGAAGGAATAGTTACCTTTTTTTCcaacatttataatattacaaa tCTTGAGAATTATTCTTCCTTGGCGGAATACATTTGTGACCACATGGTGgaggaaattaaaaaaaaggaaaatgtcGATAAATTGGAcg
- a CDS encoding queuine tRNA-ribosyltransferase, putative: MKVVSCNYRVKNVKDIETPTYTILTNNITPEYINLELLRKIDKKFIINCSLLEIYNNLDVFEKVKEYFSSNKTNEVSGHYLHEFCDFQDSYRYLNIRNVLVDDYNINVHKFISLKYDNSTAVFSIDDYIKCLKIFEPDIFCIPCEEIKINEQVGKKKKNRIINLMNEFLEKVQIIKNTNLSNSLCILSIPCTVDIDTVITETINKYDSIIDGILLSGLGYDESNETRTNAFKNILNILPNNKLKFIQLSNGNPIEILHAIYHGIDVIEPNFPYYLAKNGKAINMNLKMDNLQDGNEYNLQDKNNDNIYDINLLDFKNDVNFIIDLNNPKYVLDHSTITCNSPRKESKSYIHHLLKCHELTAHVILTYHNLYIYRSFFQEIQLHIKENNFLSYINWFIEKNELNKKEE; this comes from the coding sequence atgaaagTTGTATCGTGTAACTATCGTGTAAAAAATGTTAAGGATATAGAAACACCGACATACACAATATTGACAAATAACATAACACcggaatatattaatttagaacttttaagaaaaatagataaaaaatttattataaattgcTCATTACttgaaatttataataacctAGATGTTTTTGAAAAAGTAAAGGAATATTTTTCATCcaataaaacaaatgaagTATCTGGACATTATTTACATGAATTTTGTGATTTCCAAGATAGCTAtagatatttaaatatacgaAACGTTTTAGTagatgattataatataaatgtacataaatttattagtttaaaatatgataattctACGGCTGTATTTTCTATAGACgattatattaaatgtttaaaaatatttgaacCTGACATTTTTTGTATCCCTtgtgaagaaataaaaataaatgaacaagttggtaaaaaaaagaaaaataggATAATAAACCTAATGAATGAATTCTTAGAAAAAgtacaaattataaaaaatacaaatttatCTAATtctttatgtattttatcaATACCATGTACAGTAGATATTGATACTGTAATTACAGAAacgataaataaatatgattcaATTATTGATGGAATATTATTAAGTGGATTAGGATATGACGAATCAAATGAAACTCGTACTAACGctttcaaaaatattttaaatatattaccaaataataaattaaaatttatacaacTCAGTAATGGAAACCCTATAGAAATTTTACACGCCATTTATCATGGGATAGATGTTATAGAACCTAATTTCCCATATTATTTGGCAAAAAACGGAAAAGctataaatatgaatttaaaaatgGATAATTTACAAGACggaaatgaatataatctacaagataaaaataatgataatatatatgatattaatcTTTTAGATTTTAAAAACGatgttaattttattattgatCTGAATAATCCCAAATATGTTTTAGATCACTCTACTATAACATGCAATTCTCCAAGAAAAGAATCCAAATCATACATACAccatttattaaaatgtcATGAATTAACAGCACATGTTATACTCACCtatcataatttatatatctaCAGATCATTTTTTCAGGAAATTCAATTAcatattaaagaaaataactTTTTATCTTATATTAATTGGTTTATAGAAAAGAATGaacttaataaaaaagaggaGTAA
- a CDS encoding calmodulin codes for MADKLTEEQISEFKEAFSLFDKDGDGTITTKELGTVMRSLGQNPTEAELQDMINEIDTDGNGTIDFPEFLTLMARKLKDTDTEEELIEAFRVFDRDGDGYISADELRHVMTNLGEKLTNEEVDEMIREADIDGDGQINYEEFVKMMIAK; via the exons ATGGCAGACAAGTTAACAGAAGAACAAATTTCGGAATTCAAAGAAGCCTTTAGTTTGTTTGATAAAGATGGAGATGGAA CTATAACAACTAAGGAGTTAGGAACGGTCATGAGATCTTTAGGACAAAATCCAACTGAAGCAGAATTGCAAGATATGATTAATGAAATTGATACAGATGGGAACGGAACGATCGATTTTCCCGAATTTCTAACCTTAATGGcaagaaaattaaaagatacGGACACTGAAGAAGAATTAATTGAAGCCTTCCGAGTTTTTGATAGAGATGGTGATGGATATATAAGTGCAGATGAACTAAGGCATGTCATGACAAATTTGGGAGAAAAATTAACAAATGAAGAAGTTGATGAAATGATAAGAGAAGCTGATATTGATGGTGATGGACAAATTAATTATGAAGAGTTTGTTAAAATGATGATAGCCAAATGA
- a CDS encoding Hsp70/Hsp90 organizing protein, protein MVNKEEAQRLKELGNKCFQEGKYEEAVKYFSDAITNDPLDHVLYSNLSGAFASLGRFYEALESANKCISIKKDWPKGYIRKGCAEHGLRQLSNAEKTYLEGLKIDPNNKSLQDALSKVRNENMLENAQLIAHLNNIIENDPQLKSYKEENSNYPHELLNTIKSINSNPMNIRIILSTCHPKISEGVEKFFGFKFTGEGNDAEERQRQQREEEERRKKKEEEERKKKEEEEMKKQNRTPEQIQGDEHKLKGNEFYKQKKFDEALKEYEEAIQINPNDIMYHYNKAAVHIEMKNYDKAVETCLYAIENRYNFKAEFIQVAKLYNRLAISYINMKKYDLAIEAYRKSLVEDNNRATRNALKELERRKEKEEKEAYIDPDKAEEHKNKGNEYFKNNDFPNAKKEYDEAIRRNPNDAKLYSNRAAALTKLIEYPSALEDVMKAIELDPTFVKAYSRKGNLHFFMKDYYKALQAYNKGLELDPNNKECLEGYQRCAFKIDEMSKSEKVDEEQFKKSMADPEIQQIISDPQFQIILQKLNENPNSISEYIKDPKIFNGLQKLIAAGILKVR, encoded by the coding sequence atggTTAACAAAGAAGAAGCTCAGAGATTAAAAGAATTAGGAAATAAGTGCTTTCAAGAAGGAAAATATGAAGAAGCCGTAAAATATTTTAGTGATGCTATAACAAATGATCCTTTAGATCATGTACTATATTCGAATTTATCAGGGGCATTTGCTAGTTTAGGTAGATTTTATGAAGCTTTAGAGAGCgcaaataaatgtattagtATAAAAAAGGATTGGCCTAAAGGGTATATTAGGAAAGGGTGTGCAGAACATGGATTGAGACAATTATCAAATGCTGAGAAGACCTACTTAGAAGGTTTAAAAATTGATccaaataataaatcattacAAGATGCATTATCTAAAGTAAGGAATGAAAATATGTTAGAAAATGCACAATTAATTGctcatttaaataatattattgagAATGATCCACAATTAAAATcttataaagaagaaaatagtAACTATCCACATGAGTTATTGAATACCATAAAATCTATTAATAGTAACCCTATGAATATACGTATTATACTTTCCACATGTCATCCTAAAATTAGTGAAGGTGTAGAGAAATTTTTCGGTTTTAAATTTACGGGAGAAGGAAATGATGCAGAAGAAAGACAAAGACAACAAagagaagaagaagaaagaagaaagaaaaaagaagaagaagaaaggaaaaaaaaagaagaagaagaaatgaaaaaacaaaaccGTACTCCTGAACAAATACAAGGTGATGAACATAAATTAAAAGGTAATGAATtctataaacaaaaaaaatttgatgaagcattaaaagaatatgaagaagcaatacaaataaatccaaatgatataatgtatcattataataaagcAGCTGTACATatagaaatgaaaaattatgataaagcTGTAGAAACATGTTTATATGCAATAGAAAATAGATATAATTTCAAAGCAGAATTTATACAAGTTgccaaattatataatagatTAGCTATtagttatattaatatgaaaaaatatgatttgGCAATTGAAGCTTATAGAAAATCATTAgtagaagataataatagAGCTACAAGAAATGCTTTAAAAGAATtagaaagaagaaaagaaaaagaagaaaaagaagcaTATATCGATCCAGATAAAGCTGaggaacataaaaataaaggaaatgaatattttaaaaataatgattttcCAAATgctaaaaaagaatatgatgAAGCCATAAGAAGAAATCCAAATGATGCTAAATTATATTCAAACAGAGCAGCAGCATTAACCAAATTAATAGAATATCCATCAGCATTAGAAGATGTTATGAAAGCAATCGAATTAGATCCTACATTTGTTAAAGCCTATAGTCGAAAAGGTAATCTCCATTTCTTTATGAAAGATTATTATAAAGCTTTACAAGCATATAATAAAGGTCTAGAACTAGAtccaaataataaagaatgtTTAGAAGGATATCAAAGATGTGCATTCAAAATAGATGAAATGTCCAAATCGGAAAAAGTTGATGAAgaacaatttaaaaaatcaatGGCTGATCCAGAAATACAACAAATTATTTCAGACCCACAATTTCAAATCATTctacaaaaattaaatgaaaatccTAACTCTATATCGGAGTATATAAAGGAtccaaaaatatttaatggaCTACAAAAGTTGATAGCTGCTGGAATATTGAAGGtacgataa